The proteins below come from a single Deltaproteobacteria bacterium genomic window:
- a CDS encoding VPLPA-CTERM sorting domain-containing protein, with product MKKIDKIIRSFGVLLISFAIIFTISAQTHAASFSLVKIIDLTPLIGNPATIEVDVVGDELYLANYVDEQYHRIDPITSTLLGSFALGNGIRIDNHGSEYNPATGRILHVSDDDAGGTLITYDAFFETDINGHVTMGPFDLFGPGDNSEDPNSLTVDPVTDRIWVSAVTSPGGITEIDPANGTILSQINMGGAAWALGFNPNSGNLFFADSGGVIKEIAPDGTGLTTVFDPGVGIIYGMAFTPYGDLVLLDFPVDGPSRLLLYDASYDADGIFTTSPAVPVPATILLLGSGLIGLAGIRRKLEN from the coding sequence ATGAAAAAGATAGATAAAATCATCAGAAGTTTTGGAGTGCTTTTGATCTCATTCGCAATCATATTCACCATTTCAGCGCAAACTCATGCAGCCAGTTTTTCTTTGGTAAAGATCATAGATTTAACCCCTTTAATTGGAAATCCTGCAACTATTGAGGTTGATGTAGTGGGCGATGAACTCTACCTCGCCAACTATGTTGATGAACAATACCATCGCATTGACCCAATAACCTCCACCCTCCTTGGTTCGTTTGCTTTAGGTAACGGTATTCGTATAGACAACCACGGTTCAGAATACAATCCCGCCACTGGTCGCATTCTCCACGTCAGCGATGATGATGCTGGAGGAACCCTCATCACCTATGACGCTTTTTTTGAAACTGACATCAACGGTCATGTAACGATGGGACCATTTGACCTATTCGGTCCGGGCGATAATTCTGAAGATCCTAATAGTCTGACAGTTGACCCAGTTACCGACCGAATCTGGGTGTCAGCAGTTACCAGCCCTGGAGGTATTACTGAAATCGATCCTGCTAATGGCACGATTCTCAGCCAAATTAATATGGGTGGAGCGGCCTGGGCCTTAGGATTTAATCCTAATTCCGGAAATTTATTCTTTGCTGACTCTGGTGGAGTTATAAAGGAAATTGCTCCAGATGGAACTGGACTGACAACGGTCTTTGACCCTGGTGTTGGGATAATCTATGGGATGGCCTTTACACCATATGGCGATTTGGTTCTATTAGATTTCCCAGTCGACGGCCCCAGCCGACTTCTGCTTTATGACGCCAGCTATGATGCCGATGGTATTTTTACTACATCCCCCGCCGTACCCGTACCCGCCACCATCCTCCTTCTCGGAAGCGGATTAATCGGCCTGGCTGGAATCAGGAGGAAGCTTGAAAATTAA
- a CDS encoding type II toxin-antitoxin system Phd/YefM family antitoxin: protein MASYPLGAARSNFTEIINKVTYGGERITITKYGKDAAAIVSLDDLNLLEAIETQIDIKEALEALKEPGSTPWEQVKKDLNL from the coding sequence ATGGCTAGTTATCCTCTAGGGGCGGCTAGGAGTAATTTTACGGAAATAATTAACAAGGTTACTTATGGTGGCGAAAGAATAACAATAACTAAATATGGTAAAGATGCGGCTGCTATTGTATCGTTGGATGATTTGAATCTGTTGGAAGCCATCGAAACACAAATTGATATTAAGGAAGCTTTGGAAGCATTAAAAGAACCAGGTTCTACACCCTGGGAGCAAGTGAAAAAGGATTTGAATTTATAG
- a CDS encoding sel1 repeat family protein, whose protein sequence is MNWIRICVAFLFFAVGPPVYAGSYEDGVTAYDKGDYATAAREYRKAAEQGHADAQYILGVMYNFGKGVPENYTEAIKWYRKAAEQGHADAQHNVGIMYYLGLGVPQDDAKAIKWFRKAAVQGAASGQFFLGSMYASGKGVFKSDTEAIKWYRKAAEQGHTDAQYCLGYMYYHGQRVPQNYVQAHLWFNLAASQGHNHAKKGRDLVVVKMTPAQIAEAQELAQKWFKEHNN, encoded by the coding sequence ATGAATTGGATTAGGATTTGTGTAGCATTCCTTTTCTTTGCTGTAGGGCCTCCTGTTTATGCAGGCAGTTATGAGGACGGCGTTACAGCTTATGATAAAGGTGACTATGCCACAGCGGCTCGTGAGTACCGCAAGGCCGCTGAGCAGGGTCATGCTGATGCCCAGTATATACTCGGGGTAATGTATAATTTCGGGAAGGGTGTTCCTGAAAACTACACAGAAGCGATCAAATGGTATCGTAAGGCCGCTGAGCAGGGTCATGCTGATGCCCAGCATAACGTCGGTATAATGTACTATCTTGGTCTTGGTGTTCCTCAAGATGATGCTAAAGCCATTAAGTGGTTTCGTAAAGCGGCAGTACAAGGAGCGGCCTCTGGTCAGTTTTTTCTTGGGTCGATGTATGCATCGGGTAAAGGTGTCTTTAAAAGCGATACCGAGGCCATCAAATGGTACCGAAAGGCCGCTGAGCAGGGGCACACGGACGCTCAATATTGCCTTGGATATATGTATTATCATGGTCAGAGGGTACCCCAAAACTATGTTCAGGCTCATTTGTGGTTTAACTTGGCGGCATCTCAAGGACACAATCATGCCAAAAAAGGACGAGATTTAGTAGTGGTAAAAATGACTCCTGCCCAGATTGCGGAGGCCCAGGAGCTCGCCCAGAAATGGTTCAAGGAGCATAATAACTAG
- a CDS encoding type II toxin-antitoxin system RelE/ParE family toxin: MSYKIKLKPVAVKQLLKLEPRFQAQISRKIDALAEEPRPAGVEKLAEAERLYRIRSGNYRIIYQLNDDESLVLVVRIGDRKEIYKKLAVLID, from the coding sequence GTGTCATACAAGATTAAATTAAAACCCGTAGCCGTTAAGCAGTTATTGAAACTTGAACCGAGGTTCCAGGCTCAAATAAGCAGAAAAATAGATGCATTAGCCGAAGAGCCTCGGCCAGCAGGCGTTGAGAAATTAGCTGAAGCTGAGCGTCTTTATCGCATACGTTCTGGCAATTATCGAATTATTTATCAACTCAATGATGACGAGTCTCTTGTGTTGGTTGTTAGAATAGGCGATAGAAAAGAAATATATAAGAAATTAGCTGTTCTGATAGATTAA